In Chroicocephalus ridibundus chromosome 4, bChrRid1.1, whole genome shotgun sequence, one genomic interval encodes:
- the PHLDA2 gene encoding pleckstrin homology-like domain family A member 2 produces the protein MKMQAEVIREGELEKRSDSLFQLWKKKLVVLTKDSLSLFPDGHKRAKGKELGFGSILKVDCVERTGKYIYFTIVTKDRKEIDFRCPDQSCWNASITMALIDFQNKRAIQDFKSRQEMEQAAGAQERRLARAP, from the coding sequence ATGAAGATGCAAGCCGAGGTGATCCGCGAGGGCGAGCTGGAGAAGCGGAGCGACAGCCTTTTCCAGCTGTGGAAGAAGAAGCTGGTGGTGCTGACCAAGGACAGCCTCAGCCTCTTCCCCGACGGGCACAAGCGGGCCAAGGGCAAGGAGCTGGGCTTCGGCTCCATCCTCAAGGTGGACTGCGTGGAGCGCACGGGCAAGTACATCTACTTCACCATCGTCACCAAGGACCGCAAGGAGATTGACTTTCGGTGCCCGGACCAGAGCTGCTGGAACGCCTCCATCACCATGGCCCTCATCGACTTCCAGAACAAGCGGGCCATCCAGGACTTCAAGAGCCGCCAGGAGATGGAGCAGGCGGCGGGCGCCCAGGAGCGGCGGCTGGCCCGGGCGCCCTga